The genomic region TATATTATGAGTAGATAATGAGTAACTACTACCATTATCATTATAATGACtaaaatcaaaacaataacaacaaagcgaaagaaaaacagaaagcATGATATGGAGTTCAGGTTTTAGTGCCTATaagaaataactaaaattttctcttagtcttcttcttctatttttctattttatattctatttaCCTTCTCAGTTTCTAAACTCTCAAACtacatatattctttttttttttcattacaATTGTTTTGCATTTCATCAAATACTTAGAATGCATTCGTTGATAACATAAAATAGTAACTTTGCCACcaacattaatattttccttttatttttttaattttttttgaaggaAAATTATCAACAActtttttctaagaaaacCTCTAATAATTTCTTACATATTATACTTAAAAACTGCTTGCATGAAAAGactcaaaaaaaagaaaatagaagaaagttagaaagaaattaaaagataaaaataaaataaaaaacagaaaaaaatcGTTAAAAATTTGTGCAACAAGAGAGCTTCAAAGAAAGTGGattttatgtaaaaaaataataattagagatataaaaaaaaaaattaaaagaagctgaaaaatatataaaaaattaaaaagttaaaaagtaaaaactaaaaataaagcatataaaaataaagcaaagagAAAATAAGGTATATGGTGTAATTTCATCGTTATTAAAGCGTTAAAGTGATTGGGTTGGTTTACAGCcctagaaaaagaataaacaatAAACTCAACGTGTGACATGTTCACCCTTCTACGTGCTAACTCTGGAGCCACATATATTGTTTCCTAGACATCCACCAAGTAACTTTGGCCaatcaaaatttctttattgattGAAAGGTTAATCCAATGGTTAAGATGAGTTTTTGAAGCATAACATCGATGCTGGTTAAGTATTTGGGAACTGTAAAAGGTGAGTGTGTTTGGTTCTGTATCAAGGTCAGTAATGGCAGTTAGAATTGGTCACACCATAAGCTTACCAACGACAACAACCACAAGAAAAACATTCGTTTCTTCCAAAACCCAATTTCAAAGCTTACCCTTTTCCAGTTTTGGATTACCCAAAAGAGTCTCCTTCTCTGTTCGAGCTATGGGTTCATCTGCATCTTCACAGAGACCAGACAACATTCAGGGTAATAaattctgtttctttttcttttttcccttttttaaatgaatatgaTGTATATAGGCATTATTTGGCAATTAATACGAATTTGTTCTTGTGTCAGCGATCTTAGAGATGAAATTTGGTTTATTGAAATTCTCAAAATCCTAACTCTTTGCAGCGATATGTTTGTGTTGATTCTATGTGATGGTGCGGGTCTCATAAATTCTACTGGTTTCAGTTTACAGTATTCACCTTAGTCTAAGTATGAGCTAGTGTATCCTGTTGTAATCTCTCGGTGGgcatatttttcttataagaaTGTTTGTTTTCAGTAATTGGATGTTTGTATGTAGGACAGAACTTGTCATGTCACAGGTGTTAGCGATGCAGAATTGTTGACACACTATTGAACTCAAATGAAATTTTGGCATCCTTGTGACTGATTTGCACAGGTGATAGCCAGTTGGCTGGGTATTTGTTCATGGTTCATGAAATTCTTGATAACACAGTAGAATTATGAAATACAAGTCATTAATCTCCAAAATTATATAGCCAGCTCTCCAATTAGCATGATCTCTTCACTGTTTCAGTATCCTAAATGTCAAAATTCATTTTCATAATTGATAAGCTGTTGTTATTTCTTGATTCTACCTGTGTGATTGTTTACAAGAGCAGAAGCCTTTTAACTGTGTACTTGTGATTGTTTACAATAGCAGGAGCCTTTTAACTGTTTAATCTCTTTTGTAGAGGCAGGAAAGGTTAATTATGCTTCTGTAAGTGATGATGAATGGAAGAAGAGGCTTTCAGCTGAACAATTTTACATTACTCGTCAGAAGGGAACTGAAAGGGCTTTCACTGGGTATGATATATAAGATGCACTGCagaaaatttctttattgaCTGACAATTTAAGGGCTTCAAAAGGCCTTCTCCAATAACTAATTTAGAGCCAGTTGCTTGTTCATGATATGGGGGTAAAAAATTTGTGAAAAAACAGTGTTCTTAAGGCTGCAGATGATCCAAGCCAGCCATGAACAGCTCCGTGACTGGGCTTGGTAAGGTGGCTTGGCTCAGTAAGGGCTCGATTAAACTTGTTTGGATATTATAAACGAGCATTCTCAATTGTTGAGCTAAGTCCGACCAAATGTCTGTTCAACTTTTTTAAGTTTGTAAGCAGCTTGTATAGGCAAAGATTACTAGCacatgtaatttttatattaaaattaagagtaATACATTGAAATTCATCAATAAATTCTGTCtaaaacttaaataatcaaaaaacTTTAGAAAGGCTGCCCATTCTCTCTGCTTATCAGCATAACTTAATGGACCGCTAATTATATGCACTGAACTATCCTTCGAAACTAACATATTTGGTTTGCTGTTATGTTTCGTAATTTCAGGGAATACTGGAACACCAAAACCCCTGGAACTTACCACTGCATATGCTGTGATACACCTCTCTTTGAGTATGTatcctctttttcttcattagtttttgtactttttcctttattttttaaggaaAGTCTGGTTGCATGCAAGTGTACAAAATTAGTCAACTAAAACATCTATGCTGAAGTCAAGTGAACAGAACTGACCCGTAAACTTTTCTCCTGCAGATCATCCACTAAATTTGACAGCGGAACTGGTTGGCCATCTTATTATCAGCCTATTGGAAACAATGTGAAGTCGAAGTTAGATTTGTCGATTATTTTCATGCCGCGTGAAGAAGTTCTTTGTGCTGTTTGTGATGCTCATTTAGGCCATGTCTTTGATGATGGCCCGCCACCAACCAGAAAACGTTACTGTATAAATAGGTAAAATACTTCCTTCCTACTGTGTGGAACTCTTTACTTAGTTTCCAACTTGAATCTTCTAGCAATGAATTTAAATGAAACTCTCCATGTTTGCAGTGCTTCCTTGAAACTGATATCCAAGTGAGAGATTTTGCGCGTCGCCATTCTTGCTTGTAAAGCTACAAAATACATGTTGATATTCACTCAAAACATTTGTTGTGTAAAATTGTGGATGTTGTAAACATTGTCCTTACATCATATTCCCTTGCATCACATCACAAATTAagcaataattatataatctaTACAGCTTTTGTATGCTATGATGTGAAGtagaaatttgaaattttgcaGCAGCTTTATGTGATATTATTTACCTTGTGAAAGCTAAAATtagcttttctttatttttttcccctCTTTTGAGTTGTCTTTCCATTTCTATTTCAGTTATGTGAAAAACCAGGAATGAGGTTTTTTTAGAACTCATCAATGGACTGTaaaagccttttttttttttttttaagggaaagcctaataagtttttaatttcaagAATTTGTCACCTCTTGTCTGGtatgcatatcaaattaatggATTTTAAAGGTGCATATGGAATAAGAAAAGTTATAACAGTGTAcattttactatatattttactgaaatttattttctgtatGGGTTTTTAGAGTTTTTCATTTCAAGGTTTTGGAAAGATTGTttaaaattcatgaattttgttctttttttttttaaagttaattttgataaaactcATAGATTTACAAAATTTCTAATGAAAAATGGGATGATGTATGGCTTCTACTGAAATTGGGCTCTGTCACTTAACATCTTTTGCTTCTCACTTAATATCACTTAAAAATGCAAAGCTCAAATTGCTCTAATTACTATTCAATCTAAATCCAAATTATTGAATCTGAATTCTGATGTGTATATCTTCctattataatctttttttatgactttaatagaaaaattattaactcaAAGTGGTTTTGAGTTGGcatatagatattaaaaaataataaaattccgTTAAATTTTGGTGTCTCGCTCAGAAGGATTTTTTTCAATCCGATAAGATGTTCCGATAAGTCTAGCAACTATTATAAGATCTCACCTCTTTAGAAATTTAGTTCACCCCTTGTGAGATTGATCTTGAAACCCTTTTGTTAGGGTCGGTTGCATCTTATAGCTTTGGAGGATTTTCTTAACCCTTTGGATCAAATCTCACCGGGTGAAATTTTCCTCACCCTTTGGATCAAAACCTTTGTTTTTTGACCTAAACATTATTTTGAATTGAAGATCTAATTTCAGCTTTCATTTCTCACTCCTTTGGATATGTGCAAATTTAGCTttcatttctctctttacttctttaagtttaaaattttccaTTTCTCCCTTTTCCTCCCATAATCTTAGGTCCTTCTTTCTTCATATGTTTATCACAATTCCCTTCACTAATCATCACcactattataattaatttaatagtgctcctcttttttatcataataaattactgtccattttagtttaatagtcttcaattctttcctttacttaatatataattgtatTATAGAAGAAATAACTCCAAATTTTACATGGATGTTACATGTCTActttatcaatataatcaAATGGAATGAAAACCTTTCAGTTGTCAAAtgtatttaaacttttaatatagaaaaattaactCCAAATTGAACATAAATGTTacaattcatttttcttttttagatacAACATAAATGTTGCAAATCCATAGTCATGTTTGAGTGGTTGAAATTTACCTAATCAGAAATTTACTTTGtgaaaattacattttttcCCCTAAAGTTTGATTATATTGACTTTTTTTATCCATTTGTTTAGAAATTGAACATTAATTTCTTCAcagaaagtaaaatattttcaactcacaaatatcttaaatagtataaaaagtACATTGGCATGGATTTTAACTAtcacttaattattttttgcttttattagtaattgctttacttaaaaataaagaaaaataaaaagggtttctaatttaataaaaatttatattttagtgactttgatacttgccattactaattgaatttttattaatcaagtCTTTTAACTAAATTGGATAACACCAAAAatatctgagaaaataattataaacagaattaaaattcagaaatatagatatttgattttaacatAAAAGGTATGgcccttattttattttgcatgagtttcaaatatattcatttttggTCAATTTTTGAAACTATTATGGATAAATATCATTGCATAGCAAAATTGGCATATCCTCAAAGTTTGGGAATcttctatatatatctatttatatatatttccttTATCATTTTATGTGGAAACATATTGTTTCCAGAAAATGCTATGTTATGGATAtgctattaaataaataattttataatattacttATACTAGTAAACTCtctaagaaattaatttaaattaatttaattgaagtAGTATGTTATTTATCAGTgggtataatttttagtagTTTAACATTGACCTTACAATGTTGTAATAACAATTGTTGAAAGGAATTAATCTGTGATgaaatttatcaaaagctCATATACCGATTTTAgagataaagataaataattatttaaatatatatattttaaaaatttattttaaattttattaatgtaagaaaatcaatcaatatttttaaaatataaaatctcgAAAAGAGCTATTCTAACAATtctttatctaatttttttattaatatatatataattttagaaactaTTATGGATATATATCATTGCTTAGTAAAACCGGCATATCTTCAAAGATTGAGAATCTTCTATCTTCTTTCCCCACTGTATttgttttgtcattttatgtgaaaatatatctttttccAAAGAATAACTGTTCAAAAAGTCTTTATCCAATGAATAAAATAGAGCTAAAAAGAAGAGGTGATTGGTTTTGAATGCTTATAATTGGATTGTTGAGTAGACATACCAAAAACAAATTGACTACAAGAATCTAGACTGACATCATAATTCTAGAATGTATTTATTGGAACCGTATTgattatttcttctttctttagtaCAATTTACACAAATGAGATGGTGTTTGTACATTTTAAAGTTCTTCTATTTTAGggtatgatttatttatttatttatttatttaagtgtTTAATTCTTAGAAAcagtttataattaaatataaattttgatcaATATATTAGAATGTTGATTaagtttagattttttatttttaaaagaaagatttatCATATACGCGTTATTAAGACTGTAAATGAGTTGAGGTGGTCGCGAGCTACTTGAAATTAGCTTGGCAAAAGTTTATTCGAGTTCGTACATTAGAATAAATGAGTCAAGTTTGAACTTTATTTTCGAATTCGTTTATTAAACGAGTTGAGCTCGAACTTAGTAGTGCTCGGCTCGTCTGAGCTCGCAAGCTGGCTCGTGAAAGAGCTCACCAGTTGGCTCGCTAAGGAGTTCGCAATTCGTATATtagcttaaaaataaataatttaatttaattaaaaaaataaaataaaataaataaataaattataaaaactcaacttttattacattaaaataacaatatataccaacaaattagattttaattataaataatctaattgaataattttagtgTTACTTAAGTAAGTGCTAGTCTAATAACGTTGTTAATTAAATTggcatttaattattattaatatcttactaatttatttttttatcataaattaatttaagtagaataataaaataaaaactatgtattaaaataatatagttttatatataatacaattaACTTAAATCAACATAAACTACGTTGCTTTATTATAAAACCATATAGTTTTAGTGTTGTATAAACGAGtacattttatataaatgcttaaagatattattataaaaatgtataGTTTTAACGTTGAATAAAGAAACatatattatgtaaatatttaaagatatttaaaaattatagtatatatttaaacaacacatgagtaaatattttttcaatatgcTTAATATAAAGCTTGTAAATAGAGTAAGAACTTTATAGATTAACATAAAAAGTATTATAGTCTacttgataaaagaaagatactAGAGTAAGAACTGTTATAAATTAGTATAAGTAAAACTTTATGTAATATGCTCAATGTGAAGCTTATAAAGCTAGGTTCGATTCCTATGCATCCTTAGCCCTGACCgaattataaatagttttagaaTGACTTTAAGATATAATTCTATGGagtttattgaatttttatttcttatcaagaatttgatttaattattttagtttctgaGATATGCATATTTAACttttgtatataatttatttataattataaaatttgcagctacatatttaataaaatcgaGCTTGCTTAACGAGTTTGAAATTAAGCCAATCTCGAGCTTAactcatttatataaatatcgAGCTAATAATGAGCCAAGCTCGAATTCAACTCGTTATATGTACTATCGAGTTAATTACGAGTTGAGCTCaaacatatcaaaattataacgAGCCGagttcaaaatttaaaatataaataattatcgaGCTTGAGGTCAGCTAAATTTTTGCGAGCCAATAACTCATGCATAcgtcttatatatatatatatactaattcattaatttactaaaagtATCTATATGTATCATATCATAATGATATAGGGTATATAGTGCTTTACAAAATACGtgatactatttttattttaataatttattaatataattagttgTTAAATTATTGATAGTTATTGGTTagtattagataatatttttatttatctttaaaacttaattaataatatttaatgattatgaaatctatttatattttgatttataatttaaaattatatatttaatgacaatttaaattagtaaaaatatattaaattaataaatcaattaaaattaatattaataaattatctataattataaataaattttatattataaagtatcatataataatattctaataaaatttaaagatataaCTCAAGATTTTGGAAATCtagaaaagaacaaatatgaaaaggaaaaacaagaaagagaaaaagacgAAACTAAAAGGACATGTtgaaatatacttttattacCCACTATAGGCCCAAATAGTGGGCTTCATTTCAAGCACAAAATGCCCAAATACTGATAGTAAGGTCACTTGTGAAGATTATTgcaattcaaattttttatatataaatttttaaaatttaaaatttttattaatatatttaattttaatatataaaatttttattttgacatatatatatatatatatatatatatatatatatatatatttaaaatatataaatttaaattaattttataaatttttattaatttaataattatttttaatattatatatttaaaaataattaaatctttaattatataatataattttacttctaaaaaattaatatcaattatatagatagtattaatttatatggtactaaaattaataattaaaattttaaaataattttattaataattaaaattttaaaataattttatattattacaataataaaatttaaaaatttaaaaaattagaaaagatatttaaaaatagataatttgctattatcttttaaaatattataaattaatattaaatattaaaattttattaaaatatatttataaatttaattttataattaaaataaaaataacggTCTTGCAGCACATAAATAAATgatcaatatatattaattttttatatttaaaatttgtttgacacgtgtatttaatttttgatatatataatttttgtcTTGACATGTTacctatttttaatatatgagaCTTAAATTtgtgtgtaattttataattacttttattaatttattgaccaataaattttatttctaattaaacacttaatataattttaaataatattatatctaaCACTGATTATAATGagataatagtattaattccatcataaaaataacacattaattatattttgataatatattaattaataaattaatcttctaattaaataatatatctaaCATTGACtgtacaatttaatttttttattaatttattaattattaagttatattttaattaaacattgATTCTAAtcataagaaataacatattaataataaattaatttttaattaaataataattaatttttatataaaataataattccctaaaaatattataataaataataatttaattttaattaaataataattttaactcaaaaataatatcttaaatactatatttactactaacataaattttttcattatatagtaatttttgtaatatcaattatattaataatattaatttatataatattataaagaataagtaaatatttttagaataatttttatattaatatgctaATATAAAGtcataaaactaaaattatatatttttagaataagttttatattaatatgctaACATAAAGtcataaaactaaaattatttaatttactgtttttaaaatataataaataaatattaaatattaaaaattctgttaaattatatttataaatttaattttaataattatataataataagtaCGTATGAGTAAAAGAACAATatcttataattttgatatttttataaatttctagtAATAGATAGCTG from Ricinus communis isolate WT05 ecotype wild-type chromosome 9, ASM1957865v1, whole genome shotgun sequence harbors:
- the LOC107262680 gene encoding peptide methionine sulfoxide reductase B1, chloroplastic, whose amino-acid sequence is MAVRIGHTISLPTTTTTRKTFVSSKTQFQSLPFSSFGLPKRVSFSVRAMGSSASSQRPDNIQEAGKVNYASVSDDEWKKRLSAEQFYITRQKGTERAFTGEYWNTKTPGTYHCICCDTPLFESSTKFDSGTGWPSYYQPIGNNVKSKLDLSIIFMPREEVLCAVCDAHLGHVFDDGPPPTRKRYCINSASLKLISK